A region from the Onthophagus taurus isolate NC chromosome 8, IU_Otau_3.0, whole genome shotgun sequence genome encodes:
- the LOC111419557 gene encoding adenosine 3'-phospho 5'-phosphosulfate transporter 1 has translation MSKNIPGLIICLIFFTTFLVLFLFSKCLISLRVFQDFEPEYSWLSHCVTNVLGYSTVIIPGYLVFKYIRKTNYLDRAGNGFLPTIIHKFFGEEELIDRANSSSTPTQYSQSKKAVLLVTYFIGLLISFLCWGVLQEKIMTQNYVNSLNETSQFKDSQFLVLVNRVLAFCFSGIYICCKRQPRHKCPLYKYIFCSLSNVMSSWCQYEALKYVSFLHQVLSKAAKTIPVMIMGKIISRTKYEYYEYLTAIILSVGMLFFMLDTGDDNGTTITTFTGVVLLTSYIAFDSFTSNWQGALFKSFGMSPVQMMCAVNFFSCILTSTSLLQKGGFIESINFMYQFPSFIIDCFLLSFCSAIGQLLIFSTLATFGPLVFAIISTIRQGCSVLLSCLIYHHQVNALGIFGIVLVFFSIFLRIYCSYRMKNIRNRRPNEGKN, from the exons ATGAGTAAAAACATACCCGGACTTATTATTTG CCTTATATTCTTCACAACATTTCTCGTTCTGTTTTTATTCTCAAAATGCTTAATTTCTTTGCGGGTGTTTCAAGACTTCGAGCCAGAATACAGTTGGTTGTCCCATTGTGTTACAAATGTTTTGGGATATTCTACAGTTATTATTCCTggttatttagtatttaaatatattagaaAAACGAATTATTTAGATAGAGCag gaaatggatttttaccaacaataatTCACAAATTTTTTGGTGAGGAAGAATTAATCGATCGTGCAAATTCTTCATCAACACCAACACAGTATTCGCAATCCAAAAAGGCAGTCTTGCttgtaacatattttattggattattaatatcatttcttTGTTGGGGCGTTCTGCAGGAAAAGATCATGACGCAAAATTATGTTAATAGCTTAAATGAGACATCTCAGTTTAAAGATTCGCAATTTTTGGTGTTAGTTAATAGGGTGTTGGCGTTTTGCTTCTCAGGGATTTATATTTGCTGCAAGCGGCAGCCTCGCCATAAATGTCCCCtatacaaatacattttttgctCACTTTCGAATGTAATGAGTTCTTGGTGTCAATATGAGGCGTTAAAATACGTTTCATTTTTGCACCAAGTCTTATCAAAAGCTGCTAAAACAATTCCTGTTATGATAATGGGGAAAATTATTTCTCGAACAAAATATGAATACTATGAGTATTTAACTGCTATTATTTTATCGGTAGGgatgttattttttatgttagaTACAGGGGATGATAATGGGACAACAATAACGACTTTTACTGGAGTTGTTTTGTTAACATCTTATATTGCGTTTGATAGTTTTACATCAAATTGGCAAGGTGCTTTGTTTAAGTCCTTTGGGATGTCCCCTGTTCAAATGATGTGTGCTGTTAATTTCTTTTCCTGCATTTTAACATCAACGTCGCTTTTACAAAAAGGTGGTTTTATCGaatctattaattttatgtatcaattcccatcttttattattgACTGTTTTTTATTGTCTTTTTGTTCGGCAATTGGGcagttattaatattttcaaccCTAGCTACGTTTGGGCCGTTAGTTTTCGCGATTATTTCGACGATTCGTCAAGGTTGTTCCGTTTTGTTGAgttgtttaatttatcatCACCAAGTAAACGCTTTGGGGATTTTTGGGATCGTTTTGGTGTTTTTCAGTATTTTCTTGCGTATTTATTGTAGTTATCGAATGAAAAATATTCGGAACCGGAGACCCAACGAAGGTAAAAATTAA
- the LOC111419468 gene encoding uncharacterized protein, which produces MDQPLTINNEEYVTVVAVGSSKPPEENTPKDYVTVLKIGNEDTQNEDIQKDDENQDVQNEDVQKETTEEVLVYRLPGEKLGFGLKFEGGTKSAEFVKRLFIQSCALNSPASRVQCSWGLLVEGDEILEIDAVPVNTMTRIDCVRCLKDSNVVIKLLIKHRFEESLKEDLPLVVSAEKKRTPPPPPPVPPRKMNRKSKENSIVIPPKGFGDISGEPPVPLTRQNCSENNFKNKQSPYNSFRKLRQSPEVNKKLRKLSEDSCPPDAEVYTDLFSQESAYSLSESDDTGSSISTVVDRLGSYPATTTSSFSGSLPSTPTPVQKHIDFSNENYLFSKLVEENVPKSVETLQPPANFQDAPLSYGNEDVKIEQIKIIEEIPSPPPRSKNGLKKDEELPRLVDFVPKTSSITNSIEIVKHFLENEKCYIVMDNNENHINDNWCEEEFYSLEWSPSSKLATIGEDEEETIQEECVNTENPVVIIENADSCAPDEISEKSNLTYLYDYEENDLEQIMDVPPIYSRQPPDGHEFPDYQEDNKEEPIVEQISEKPPPIKPREIWKLKCEPPKNNVRDKIAMFSNTPTNLTKKYISTDNITLSDNPEKYKTLSRSELTLEIKDDSKLKGDFDLNLSKEEEEPVFRKLSGRSMSLCDVSTNKPDKWSAMVEQRRKCLSRLKGLVIPENIPEIEVNVKPFVDLPEIKSEITVPIFPEIKKSETPKPNYRHTYSFSPKTPSKVIQKQKSPSKEIELTVNVNNQNDPPKSLESITSPTRSDYSFEYIYSPEIKSKSNGFLEKSKIINDVHEDESDNDSALSSSQSSYISKNSPPASPTGQILSKSDSNYDSLNRRLLKAQSVEAINRKNILASARCRSGRDLKVGSPLIQRKFEEEHKNEILKTEIKTLKKEIEKIDSKEILTRSTSETTHRELIKSETEIVFNKQRSLIDIVPKTRFVKAASVNDLRKNFEKESPKNSPTSKKSPEISPEPKPTKRTSIPPEISPEIYPKNDEESSQDITKIKSMVFDEYGISPEIDLKIICLKPDVLGGSIGITLAGGADYETKEITIHKIRTGSPANRDGQLEKGDRILFINGKSMKNLSHGESLKVLKEKVPKVVITACASKDVQTSLTPRRQSAVTDQVVPKIVDDKKIEVEEKSVGEIIEVTIQKDGAGLGFSIQGGQDSPQGNVPLVVKKLFVGGAAEKSGKLKAGDELLSINGVDLTCLSRIDAWNIMKKLPEGDIIIRVQR; this is translated from the exons atggatcAGCccttaacaataaataatgaagAATACGTCACGGTTGTTGCGGTGGGGTCTTCAAAACCCCCCGAGGAAAACACCCCAAAAGATTACGTGACCGTTTTAAAAATAGGAAACGAGGATACTCAAAATGAAGATATTCAAAAAGATGACGAAAATcaagatgttcaaaatgaaGATGTCCAAAAAGAAACAACCGAAGAAGTGTTAGTATATCGATTACCAGGTGAAAAGCTCGgttttggtttaaaatttgaagGTGGAACAAAATCGGCGGAATTTGTAAAGCGCCTTTTTATCCAATCGTGCGCGTTAAATAGCCCAGCTTCAAGAGTGCAATGTTCTTGGGGGTTATTGGTGGAAggtgatgaaattttagaaattgatGCAGTGCCAGTAAACACGATGACTCGAATCGATTGCGTTCGATGTTTAAAAGATTCGAACGTGGTCATAAAATTGCTGATAAAACACCGATTTGAAGAATCACTAAAAGAAGATTTACCTTTGGTTGTTAGcgcagaaaagaaaagaactCCACCTCCCCCTCCTCCAGTTCCACCGAGAAAAATGAACAGAAAATCGAAAGAAAATTCGATCGTTATACCCCCAAAAGGATTTGGGGATATTTCCGGGGAACCCCCCGTACCATTAACGCGACAAAATTGCAgcgaaaataatttcaaaaacaaacaatCGCCTTATAACAGTTTTAGAAAATTGCGCCAATCCCCGGAAGTGAACAAAAAACTAAGAAAGCTTTCCGAAGATTCTTGCCCACCAGATGCCGAAGTTTACACGGATTTATTTTCGCAAGAATCCGCTTATAGCTTAAGCGAATCCGACGACACCGGAAGTTCTATATCGACCGTTGTTGATCGATTAGGATCTTATCCAGCCACAACAACATCAAGTTTTTCCGGAAGTTTACCTTCAACGCCAACCCCGGTTCAAAAACATATCGACTTTTCaaacgaaaattatttatttagcaAATTAGTCGAAGAAAATGTACCGAAAAGTGTCGAAACTCTCCAACCTCCCGCTAATTTCCAAGACGCCCCATTAAGTTACGGGAATGAAGacgttaaaattgaacaaatcaaaataatcgAAGAAATTCCTTCACCCCCACCACGGTCTAAAAACGGATTAAAAAAAGATGAGGAACTCCCGAGATTAGTCGATTTCGTCCCAAAGACATCGTCAATTACAAATTCCATCGAAATCGTTAAACATTTCttagaaaacgaaaaatgttaCATCGTCATGGACAACAACGAGAATCATATCAACGATAATTGGTGCGAGGAGGAATTTTATTCTTTAGAATGGAGTCCTTCATCGAAATTAGCAACTATAGGGGAAGACGAAGAAGAAACGATCCAAGAAGAATg tgTAAACACCGAAAATCCAGTTGTTATAATAGAAAATGCAGATTCTTGTGCACCGGATGAAATCAGTGAAAAATCCAATCTCACGTATCTCTATGATTACGAGGAAAACG atttGGAGCAAATCATGGATGTACCGCCGATTTATTCGAGGCAACCACCAGATGGGCACGAATTCCCGGATTATCAAGAAGATAATAAGGAAGAACCTATAGTAGAGCAAATATCTGAAAAGCCGCCGCCGATAAAGCCGAGGGAAATTTGGAAATTGAAATGCGAGCCTCCCAAAAATAATGTACGAGATAAAATCGCAATGTTTTCAAACACACCAACGAATTTaacgaaaaaatatattagCACGGATAATATAACGCTGAGTGATAACCCCGAGAAATATAAGACACTATCAAGATCGGAATTAACTCTAGAAATAAAAGACGATTCGAAACTAAAAGgcgattttgatttaaatttatcaaaagaaGAGGAAGAACCCGTTTTTCGAAAACTATCGGGGAGATCGATGAGTCTTTGTGATGTTTCGACGAATAAACCCGATAAATGGTCGGCAATGGTGGaacaaagaagaaaatgtttatcgAGATTAAAAGGTTTAGTAATCCCAGAAAATATCCCTGAAATCGAAGTGAACGTAAAACCTTTCGTGGACTTACCAGAAATAAAAAGCGAAATAACCGTGCCAATTTTCCccgaaatcaaaaaatcagaaaccCCCAAACCAAATTATAGGCACACTTATTCATTTTCACCAAAAACGCCATCAAAAGtgattcaaaaacaaaaaagtccTAGCAAAGAGATTGAATTAACGGTGAATGTAAATAATCAAAACGACCCTCCGAAATCGTTAGAAAGCATAACATCGCCAACCCGCTCCGATTACAGCTTCGAATACATATATTCCCCagaaatcaaatcaaaatcgAACGgctttttggaaaaatcaaaaataatcaacGACGTCCACGAAGATGAAAGCGATAACGATTCGGCATTAAGTTCGAGCCAATCGAGTtacatatcaaaaaattccCCACCCGCCTCACCAACGGgacaaattttatcaaaatccgATTCAAACTACGACAGCTTAAACCGCCGATTATTAAAAGCCCAATCAGTTGAAGCaattaatcgaaaaaatattttagcatCCGCAAGATGCCGAAGTGGAAGAGACCTAAAAGTCGGGTCGCCATTAATTCAAAGAAAATTCGAAGAAGaacacaaaaatgaaatattaaaaaccgaAATTAAAAcgctaaaaaaagaaatcgaaaaaatcgattcgaaagaaattttaaccCGATCAACCTCCGAGACGACGCATcgcgaattaattaaatccgaaacagaaattgtttttaacaaACAAAGAAGCTTGATCGATATCGTCCCAAAAACGCGATTTGTGAAAGCGGCGAGTGTTAacgatttaagaaaaaattttgaaaaggaaTCCCCTAAAAATTCGCCCACTTCAAAAAAATCGCCCGAAATTTCCCCCGAACCGAAACCCACTAAAAGAACGTCGATACCACCCGAAATTTCCCCCGAAATTTACCCCAAAAACGATGAGGAATCATCACAG gatatcactaaaataaaatccatGGTTTTCGATGAATATGGGATATCACCcgaaatagatttaaaaattatttgtttaaaacccGACGTTCTCGGTGGAAGTATCGGAATTACTTTAGCCGGTGGGGCTGATTATGAAACTAAAGAAATTacg atccACAAAATACGAACGGGAAGTCCAGCGAATCGCGATGGGCAACTTGAAAAAGGCGatcgaattttatttataaacggAAAATCTATGAAAAATCTTTCTCACGGCGAATCGTTAAAAGTACTTAAAGAGAAGGTTCCCAAAGTTGTTATAACCGCGTGTGCTTCAAAGGATGTTCAAACTTCTTTAACACCTCGGCGACAATCGGCTGTTACGGATCAAGTTGTGCCAAAGATTGTCGacgataaaaaaattgaagttgaGGAAAAAAGTGTTGGGGAAATAATCGAAGTTACTATACAAAAAGATGGAGCGGGATTAGGGTTTAGTATACAAGGTGGACAAGATTCTCCACAAGGAAATGTGCCATTGGttgttaaaaagttatttgttG gtgGTGCAGCTGAAAAATCTGGTAAGTTAAAAGCTGGTGATGAATTATTGAGCATAAACGGGGTGGATTTAACGTGTTTGTCAAGAATCGATGCTTGGAACATCATGAAAAAACTACCGGAAGGTGATATCATCATCCGCGTTCAACGCTAA